A window of Hordeum vulgare subsp. vulgare chromosome 5H, MorexV3_pseudomolecules_assembly, whole genome shotgun sequence genomic DNA:
GCCTTCAGTTGGACCCACATTTGTATAGTGCCTTGATAAAATGTTTGTGTGAAAACCAACTATTGGATGATGCCGTCACAACATTTAAAGAAATGACAGCGTCAGGTCAAGCACCATTGACAGATACGTATGTGAATGTTGTAGATTGCTACTGTACATTATCCCAGTTCCACAAAGCTGTGAGTTTTCTCGAGGAAAATGATGTCGCAGAAACAGAGCCATATAATGTACTGTTGAGAGGGTTATGTGTAACAGGTTCTCTGAGAGATTTAGTGAGCTATTTTGAGAAATTTCGTACAAGGGGGCTGGTTGATCGTCGCTCATGGAACATAGTTATCGCTCAGTTCTGCAATGAAGGGAACATTAGAAGAGCATTGGAGCTTATTGGTAGAATGACAGTTTCTTCTTTTACAGCTGACGAGAGTACTTATTCTTCTGCTGTATCTTGTTACTGTCGGTTAGGGTTTTACAGAACAGCCCTCGATCTGTTCAGAAGGGCCAGTGTTAGCAATCTGGTACTTAATTCAGAATCTTTCTCGCAGCTGATAGAAGGCTTGTGCCACATGGAGCGGATCCAAGAAGCTGCCGAAGTTTTTAAATATCACTGCAAAAGAGGTTGCAGCCTTACCAGCAAGGCACTTGATATACTAATCGAAGGGAGTTGTATGGCTGGAATGATACGTGACGCAATCAGAATGCGTTCACTAGCTGTTTGCACTGGCACTTCTTGCACATTGTCAACTTATAACACAATTATCCATGCACTACTGCATTTGAAGAAGGAAAAGGATCTGTTGCTTCTCCTTGCACAGATGCTGATGGAAGGTTGTCTATTGGACAGCTACACATACAATGTTCTTGTGCGTTGTTTCCTCACCAAGGAGAcaattcttgaggctgctctgttATTCAACAAAATGGTGAATAATGGCTTTGTTCCTGACCAAGAGACGTTTGAACTACTAGTCTGTGATATGGCTGTGTTTTCGTTACTAAGCAGGGTTTCAGAAAGTTTACTGAAAGTGGTAAGTATAGATGGAATGGCGAGCCCTAGAATTTCTAACATTATCATTTATGGCCTTATCAAAGAAGGCTTCAAGAGTGAGGCGTGTAAGTTTCTGGATCAAATGCTAGACAAGGGATGGGTACCTGATTCGAAGACACATCGTGTGTTAGTTGGCACCATTGATGGAGAGGAGGCTAGAGAAGTCGACAATGCCTTCCAAACAGCTGATGATGACACTGTGAGCAACATACTGTTAGAGGGGCTAGAATGAGAGTCTGGAACCAAAAACTATTTCTCCATATTATGTGCAGTATAACAGGCAAGGGAGAGCCTTCTCAAGTTTTCAGGCGGTTACAAATATGTGTTGAGATTAAATGTTGGATGCTCAATTAGCTTCAGCTCCGAcaccaaggttgttgaaactaggAAGATGGGCAGCTCGCGAGATGGTGAGTGACTAATGTTATTTGTAACATCATTTAAGTTTCACACATTCGTTGATGTTGTAGTCTAGTGCTCTATATATTTGGTTTATACTCATTACATTTTGTGAACGTACTAGATTTCCTTACTTAAGATACTGCAAAAGTATATATGTTTTGCTCAACAATACTATCTGGACATAAGTCCCTGCGAAGAAGATATTCTGATCAGTATGGTAGTTCATTCATCCTGATCAGGATATTTTCTGCACAAGCAGGTATTGTGCCATGGCGCGATTGCGTCACCGGCTCAGCGGAGAGACAGTAGGTGGTGGAAGGAAGATATCAGTAGATGAGAAGAAGTTTTGAACATTGTTGGATGAACGAGTGAAATGAGGGGCACTTTGGGCAATACGGAAATACAGTGTGAAATTCGACTGGCACATCAAGAAATTTTGGACGACTGATAAATAGTGGCATGTTTTTCTGCATAACGCGTGCGCATGCCTCAAGGAAGAAGAACATTCCATTAGTTCCAGATTTCACgtgaagcaaaaaaaaaaaaatcgtATACGTcgccttccttttcttttttttttagtTGGAATACTCGAATTCCATTACGCAACGGGTCCAGCAAGATCGCTGGCCACTAGGACGTTTACATTGTTCGGCACAGTCTCCGTCCATAGACTAGCTCCCAGAAGAGTTTATTTTATTTCTGCGAGTCCACCATCTCCAAAGCATGCATGCGATCAGGACCTGATTTTCCACATTGAGCTTGAGAACCTCGTTCACCACTTCTCTTGCGTTAATAGTTAATACAAGTGCACAACATCACACGCAAATGTTCCAGGTCCAACTCACGCCATAGTTTCTTTACTTCCTTGCAGCGGATGAACAAGTGGCAACCATCCTCATCCGCTCTCTTGCAGCAAACACAAAGAGTCTCACACTGAGTGCCCTTTCGCCTGATGCTCATCTTGAATGGCAGACTATTACGAGCCATTCTCCACATGAGTTGCTGTACCTTTGGCTGACAATGTACCTCCCATATTTTCTTCCATTCGACCTCTGGCTGTCTTGGTTCAGACGTGGCTGGCGACTTCACATTATCTCTGTCGTCAATGACATAAACCTGGTACGCCGATTTCAGAGAGAAACGGCCTTTACCATCATAATGCCAAGTTGGGTAATCCTCAAATTCTTCCCTGATGGGCATGGCCAAGATAATTTTTGCATCAACCTCCCTGGTACGTCGCCTTCCTCCTGCTACTGAACAGTGCGTTCAAGGCGGTTATCGGGCCGGTGTGGACCTGCACATTTTGGAAGGCTATGTGGCGCACTGTCGTTAAAGGATGGCGTCTCAAGCAGCAGTATCCATTCGCCCGTGGCAGTAAATTACGTGGCGGCTGGTGTTTTCTTCGTACTCTCGGTCATGACCGTACTAGCCACGACAGATGCGAGCCATCATCCTGGGGCACTTGCGCCTGCGCCTTCGTCTGGCCTCTCCTAGGAGCAGCATCCAAATTGGAACTACTCTGAGGTGCTAAGATAAGACTATTGTACATGCTctaaaatactccctccatttctaagtataaatcttttaagagatttcactaggggtctATAAACAAAgtaaaatgagtaaatctacactctaaaatatgtctatatacatccttgTCAAAGTCTTGTCAGATGTAATTCAGCTTTAGAAGCAAACCAGAGCACTCCTGCACGACAACCTCAACGAAATTCCCCCTTCTCTTTGTCGACTGCTAACTATATGTGTCGCCGACATTGTACTGCCTTCGCCACACTGCGACGGCTCTGGCAGCCATGAAGGCAATGATAGATTGCGCGTGGTACTATTGTGTGTAACTGCCCACGACGTGGTGGTGTGGTGGAGACTGCGAGAAAGAAGAGATGGGCACGGGGCGTGGTGGTCTGGTGGAGATTGCTAAAATGCATTGGTTAGCGCtaatggcatggtgggtaattaaaCCATAAAACGTGTTTGATATGTTGGAGCGATAAAGATCAGCAGATTATAAGATTTGATGGATGAGATGAATTGGTTCTCCGCCCTTTCGTGCTTTTATAGGGGTAGTTGATAGATTCTTCCTATTGAATATTTGGCTGGTTAAAATTTAGGTGGAATGTGTTATCTCGTGATTTGGTTTACTCGATTGCTTTGTAACGTGTGCTCGTGCTTTTAGTTTCTG
This region includes:
- the LOC123452681 gene encoding pentatricopeptide repeat-containing protein At5g64320, mitochondrial-like; translation: MALKVASCIWFSRLRLLSSRLTYCSFSDVPASRDSGGTAGSTEFESAIRSLKNNLQPEILTRFLDSTSDLNLSLRIFKWASSQRMFAHTVDTYACMISKLGGVGNCDEMDSLLKEMVKLNAPVLDKILNDLVQFLSNKNRFDEALLVIQNACSGKLKMSVSSCNAVLCGLVKEGRGLRPFIRAYMEIVKAGVLPDVETLNWLIEALCEAGKLDLALIQFDRMSKKRCTPNSHTFKILIKALCSHGRSGESIELFEKMVQLRCIPDGCFYVQVLPLFCKFNKPKEASKLHQMMKQDSLQLDPHLYSALIKCLCENQLLDDAVTTFKEMTASGQAPLTDTYVNVVDCYCTLSQFHKAVSFLEENDVAETEPYNVLLRGLCVTGSLRDLVSYFEKFRTRGLVDRRSWNIVIAQFCNEGNIRRALELIGRMTVSSFTADESTYSSAVSCYCRLGFYRTALDLFRRASVSNLVLNSESFSQLIEGLCHMERIQEAAEVFKYHCKRGCSLTSKALDILIEGSCMAGMIRDAIRMRSLAVCTGTSCTLSTYNTIIHALLHLKKEKDLLLLLAQMLMEGCLLDSYTYNVLVRCFLTKETILEAALLFNKMVNNGFVPDQETFELLVCDMAVFSLLSRVSESLLKVVSIDGMASPRISNIIIYGLIKEGFKSEACKFLDQMLDKGWVPDSKTHRVLVGTIDGEEAREVDNAFQTADDDTVSNILLEGLE